From the genome of Devriesea agamarum, one region includes:
- a CDS encoding acyltransferase family protein encodes MSSSTHRDQIRVTDSLPVGSAHRIPSLDGIRAVAIACVMWAHASSTIGATPAFLDPLWQFLPTGGFGVQIFFVLSGFLITTLLIRERDKTGRVSLKSFYVRRAYRILPAYYTFLVVVAALLVLNIIDVSPLLLAAAALFVRDYVPSGGSWWLGHTWSISIEEQFYLLWPLVFIKLRGPWVRRLLWVGIVLSPLVRIVTWVFIPPLRNGIEIMFHTRADALMVGCLLAVLFANPAFQDRAIVAIRKGLGWGALAWIGLSVYMSHILGDSWNFTVGYLGDALAIAVMIVWLVLRPQTVGGRVLNWAPIKHIGILSYSLYLWQQLFLTSKNETFLGWFPVSILAAILVAELSYWLVEKPFLDLRARRAANSQVKAV; translated from the coding sequence GTGTCAAGTTCAACGCACCGCGATCAGATCCGCGTTACGGACAGCTTGCCGGTCGGCTCGGCGCATCGGATACCGTCGCTGGATGGCATACGTGCTGTCGCTATCGCCTGCGTTATGTGGGCTCACGCGAGTTCCACGATTGGCGCTACGCCGGCCTTCTTAGACCCGCTGTGGCAGTTCCTGCCCACTGGTGGCTTCGGCGTGCAGATCTTCTTCGTGCTGAGTGGATTCCTCATCACAACTCTGCTTATCCGGGAGCGCGATAAAACCGGGAGGGTCTCGCTCAAGTCGTTCTATGTGCGACGGGCCTATCGGATACTTCCGGCTTATTATACGTTTCTGGTGGTCGTTGCTGCGCTTTTGGTTCTGAACATCATTGATGTAAGTCCGTTGTTGCTGGCGGCGGCCGCGTTGTTCGTCCGAGATTACGTGCCGAGCGGCGGAAGTTGGTGGCTTGGGCACACCTGGTCCATCAGTATTGAGGAACAGTTCTACCTGTTGTGGCCGTTGGTATTCATCAAGCTTCGCGGCCCTTGGGTCCGCCGCCTGCTGTGGGTTGGAATAGTCCTGTCACCGCTAGTCAGGATTGTGACGTGGGTGTTCATCCCGCCGTTGCGGAACGGCATCGAAATTATGTTCCACACCCGCGCCGACGCTCTCATGGTCGGATGTCTATTGGCTGTGCTGTTTGCGAACCCAGCGTTCCAGGACCGTGCTATCGTGGCAATCCGCAAGGGTCTTGGGTGGGGTGCTTTGGCATGGATCGGTCTCTCCGTATATATGAGCCACATACTGGGTGACAGCTGGAACTTTACCGTGGGGTATCTCGGGGATGCTCTCGCCATAGCCGTTATGATCGTGTGGCTTGTTCTGCGACCCCAGACTGTCGGTGGTCGGGTTTTGAACTGGGCACCGATCAAGCACATCGGAATTCTGTCCTACAGTCTCTATCTTTGGCAGCAGCTATTTTTGACATCCAAGAATGAGACGTTCCTTGGATGGTTCCCAGTGAGCATCTTGGCTGCCATCCTCGTGGCCGAGCTATCTTATTGGTTGGTTGAGAAGCCTTTCCTGGATCTCCGTGCCCGTCGTGCAGCGAACAGTCAGGTCAAGGCCGTCTAA
- the orn gene encoding oligoribonuclease, whose protein sequence is MEPVSSTLPRPTHDRIVWVDCEMTGLDKANDALIEVAVLVTDADLNILGDGVDVVITPPPGALERMGDFVRRMHTESGLIHELADGISLAEAEKACLDYVRQHCPEPGKAPLAGNSVGTDRTFLARDLPVFEEHLSYRTIDVSSLKELAKRWFPRIYVGSPAKHGGHRALADIRESIQELAFYREVMFVPTPGPTSEAIRDIAKTYELPADHSGTTTSKES, encoded by the coding sequence CTGGAACCCGTGAGTTCCACGCTGCCACGCCCCACCCACGACCGGATCGTCTGGGTGGACTGCGAAATGACGGGCCTAGATAAGGCCAACGATGCCCTGATCGAAGTGGCGGTTCTCGTCACCGATGCCGACCTAAACATCCTGGGAGACGGGGTTGATGTTGTCATCACACCGCCGCCAGGTGCGCTCGAGCGCATGGGAGACTTTGTGCGCCGTATGCACACCGAGTCCGGCTTAATCCATGAGCTTGCCGACGGGATTAGCCTCGCCGAAGCCGAAAAAGCATGTTTGGACTATGTGCGTCAGCACTGTCCCGAACCGGGCAAGGCGCCGCTGGCCGGTAATTCCGTAGGAACAGATCGCACGTTCCTAGCCCGTGATCTCCCTGTTTTTGAAGAGCACTTGTCCTATCGCACTATCGACGTCTCCAGCCTTAAGGAACTTGCCAAGCGCTGGTTCCCTCGAATCTATGTCGGCTCTCCCGCAAAACACGGCGGACATCGCGCACTAGCTGACATCCGCGAGTCCATCCAGGAACTCGCGTTTTATCGCGAGGTTATGTTCGTGCCCACTCCGGGACCCACGAGCGAAGCCATCCGTGACATCGCCAAGACCTATGAGCTTCCCGCTGATCACAGTGGGACCACTACTTCAAAGGAGTCCTGA
- a CDS encoding AGE family epimerase/isomerase, translating into MALWLDTPAHRTWLEGEGDLLLDFASASVRPDGGFAWLHEQGEPDLSRPAELWITCRMTHCFALGHMLGRPDCGRIADHGLRSLRGVFFDPEHGGWFSAVADGKPVDDSKQAYAHAFVVLAAASATAAGRPGAQELLNQALTVLDERFFDAEAGMSVDTFNRDFSECEEYRGINANMHTVEALLAAADVTGERRWLDRAVGIITKAVNEFARANSWRLPEHFDTSWKPLLEYNRDQPDHPFRPFGATIGHWLEWARLTLHARGALLAKDGSAPDWMLEASRALIDASAESFGQDGAPGFVYTVDWDGQPVVHERMHWVPAEAVGAAAVMYRATGEEKYARLYEQWWEYIAEYFLDSEFGSWHHELDRHNAPQGTVWPGKPDAYHAFQATLIPRLPVTPVLAAALRENLLDAPSAR; encoded by the coding sequence ATGGCCCTCTGGCTCGACACCCCGGCACATCGGACCTGGCTGGAAGGAGAAGGCGATCTCCTTCTCGACTTCGCCTCAGCTTCCGTTCGCCCCGATGGCGGCTTTGCTTGGCTCCATGAGCAAGGAGAACCGGACCTGAGCCGACCTGCTGAGCTGTGGATTACCTGTCGGATGACCCACTGTTTTGCGCTAGGTCATATGCTCGGGCGGCCCGACTGCGGTCGTATCGCAGATCACGGATTGCGATCTCTGCGCGGAGTCTTTTTTGACCCAGAGCATGGCGGTTGGTTCTCCGCTGTTGCCGACGGTAAACCAGTAGATGATTCAAAGCAGGCGTATGCGCACGCGTTCGTGGTGCTGGCAGCAGCTTCTGCAACAGCTGCTGGTCGCCCCGGCGCCCAGGAATTACTGAATCAGGCGCTCACCGTCCTCGACGAACGGTTCTTCGATGCCGAGGCGGGGATGAGTGTTGACACGTTCAACCGCGATTTCTCCGAATGCGAGGAGTACCGCGGCATTAACGCGAACATGCACACGGTGGAGGCCCTGCTTGCGGCCGCGGATGTCACCGGGGAGCGTCGTTGGCTAGACCGCGCAGTCGGCATTATCACCAAGGCGGTTAACGAGTTCGCCCGCGCTAATAGTTGGCGGCTGCCCGAGCACTTTGATACCTCGTGGAAACCTCTTCTGGAATACAACCGTGACCAGCCCGATCACCCGTTCCGTCCGTTCGGCGCCACGATCGGACACTGGCTCGAATGGGCTCGGCTCACCCTCCATGCCCGGGGTGCGTTGCTCGCGAAGGACGGGTCGGCCCCAGATTGGATGCTCGAGGCATCACGTGCACTGATTGATGCGTCAGCTGAAAGCTTTGGGCAAGACGGCGCCCCCGGCTTCGTCTACACGGTTGACTGGGACGGGCAACCCGTGGTGCATGAGCGGATGCACTGGGTTCCTGCCGAGGCCGTGGGCGCGGCCGCGGTGATGTACCGGGCGACCGGGGAAGAAAAGTATGCGCGGCTATACGAGCAGTGGTGGGAGTACATTGCCGAGTACTTCCTCGATTCCGAGTTCGGATCATGGCATCACGAGCTCGATCGTCACAATGCCCCGCAGGGCACGGTCTGGCCCGGTAAGCCCGACGCCTATCACGCGTTCCAGGCCACTCTCATTCCTCGTTTACCGGTGACGCCGGTCCTCGCCGCCGCGCTGCGCGAGAATTTACTGGACGCGCCCTCGGCACGTTAA
- a CDS encoding cryptochrome/photolyase family protein: MTTIWWIRDDLRLHDNLALSAAADDEVIAVHLAEDIPGARELGAASRWWLHHSLSALATDLRELGIPLVLAAGNAEQVIPDLVAACDATRITWSRRYHEPRRDVDTRVKHSLRGQGIAADSYGGYLLREPWTVMTRESTPFRVFSAYARAHRGANPLRLPCGLPKNLRGPQNLGKQVAGRSLHQWLAKDIWSESLEMRGYCPRKPDWSHGLRQTWQPGEAGARQRLRHLDRILDTYADDRDHPYLDGTSRLSAHLRFGEISPHEVWHQVHGQGRGPETFRSELLWREFAWHRLYHLPHLATQNVRPEFDRYPWSDDPAVFRAWTRAQTGIPLVDAGMRELWVTGTMHNRVRMVTASFLVKNLQIHWRRGEEWFWDTLVDADEASNPFNWQWVAGSGDDAAPYFRIFNPQRQRERFDPQDLYVRRWLPHLGTDDYPDPIVDLASSRREALEAYQNLRG, encoded by the coding sequence GTGACAACGATTTGGTGGATCCGCGACGATCTGCGGCTGCACGATAATCTCGCCCTGTCAGCTGCTGCCGACGACGAGGTGATCGCGGTTCACCTCGCGGAAGACATCCCCGGTGCACGAGAATTAGGGGCAGCCTCTCGCTGGTGGCTACATCATTCCTTGAGCGCGCTCGCCACTGACCTACGAGAGTTGGGTATTCCTCTGGTGCTTGCAGCCGGAAATGCTGAACAGGTTATCCCCGACCTCGTAGCAGCCTGCGACGCCACCAGAATCACGTGGTCGCGTCGCTATCACGAGCCTCGACGCGATGTGGATACGCGAGTCAAACACAGCTTGCGGGGCCAGGGGATCGCCGCCGATAGCTACGGCGGATATCTGTTGCGCGAACCATGGACAGTGATGACCCGTGAGTCCACACCTTTCCGCGTGTTCTCGGCCTACGCCCGGGCGCATCGTGGAGCGAACCCATTGAGATTGCCCTGCGGTCTGCCGAAAAACCTGCGCGGTCCGCAGAACCTCGGCAAGCAGGTTGCAGGCCGGTCGCTTCATCAGTGGCTAGCTAAGGACATCTGGAGTGAAAGCCTCGAGATGCGCGGGTATTGTCCTCGGAAGCCTGATTGGAGTCACGGCTTACGTCAGACCTGGCAACCGGGGGAGGCGGGTGCCAGGCAGCGGCTTCGGCATCTCGACCGAATTCTCGATACCTATGCGGATGACCGCGACCATCCCTATCTCGACGGTACGTCACGGCTCTCGGCTCATCTTCGATTTGGGGAGATCTCGCCTCACGAGGTGTGGCATCAGGTCCATGGACAGGGACGCGGACCCGAAACCTTTCGTTCCGAGTTGCTGTGGAGAGAGTTTGCCTGGCACCGCCTCTACCATCTTCCACACCTTGCCACGCAAAACGTTCGGCCCGAATTTGACCGCTATCCCTGGTCAGACGATCCTGCCGTATTCCGGGCGTGGACTCGGGCGCAAACCGGCATTCCACTGGTCGACGCCGGAATGAGAGAACTGTGGGTCACCGGAACCATGCACAATCGAGTCAGGATGGTGACGGCATCGTTCCTAGTGAAAAACCTTCAGATTCATTGGCGCCGCGGCGAAGAATGGTTCTGGGACACATTGGTGGACGCTGACGAAGCCTCTAACCCCTTTAACTGGCAGTGGGTCGCAGGATCGGGGGACGACGCGGCCCCATACTTCAGGATCTTCAACCCCCAGCGGCAACGCGAACGCTTCGATCCCCAGGACCTGTATGTGCGCCGCTGGTTACCGCACCTAGGCACAGACGATTACCCTGACCCAATTGTCGACCTTGCCTCATCGCGTCGGGAAGCGCTGGAGGCATATCAAAACCTGCGCGGGTGA
- a CDS encoding ABC transporter substrate-binding protein, whose translation MKISSRSLTSMIATIATVPLLLSACGTSVSTDKADSKKTEAIERIDNCGQQLVFHKTPTKVVSLMPTQTELLLRMGLRDAIVAQAQTGVSELPADVAQQAKDIPVLSTDAPPSREKLLSVSPDFVVSPTSYEFTAEQGFATVQQLRDNGANVYIATGGCKDRRNTAKVADVFTDIQNIGAIMGVPDEANKLIADGKHRLKAVEDKISGHPRPTVAQLFVEGGSLSAIGAGVEADIVASAGGKNVFSPTDPQFAKFFAAQINPEEVVARNPEVIVFGVTGSEHENQTRDYLKKTFPNVSAVKNDRLVAIPERDLHPGTLGNIGAVEVLAKALYPGVF comes from the coding sequence ATGAAAATCTCATCCCGTTCCCTGACCTCCATGATCGCTACCATCGCGACGGTGCCTTTGCTTCTCAGCGCCTGTGGAACGTCGGTGAGCACGGACAAAGCAGATTCAAAAAAGACCGAGGCGATCGAACGTATCGATAACTGCGGCCAGCAGCTGGTCTTCCATAAGACGCCCACCAAGGTGGTTTCGTTGATGCCGACGCAGACTGAGCTGCTACTTCGGATGGGGTTGCGTGATGCGATCGTGGCTCAGGCTCAGACCGGGGTGTCGGAGCTTCCCGCTGATGTGGCTCAGCAGGCTAAGGACATTCCGGTGCTCAGCACGGATGCGCCGCCATCACGTGAAAAGTTGCTTTCGGTTTCGCCGGATTTTGTGGTGTCTCCGACCTCGTATGAATTCACGGCGGAACAGGGCTTTGCCACTGTTCAGCAGCTGCGCGATAACGGTGCCAATGTGTACATCGCAACCGGTGGATGTAAGGACCGTCGTAATACCGCGAAGGTTGCGGACGTTTTCACCGATATCCAAAACATTGGTGCCATCATGGGCGTTCCTGATGAGGCCAATAAGCTCATCGCAGACGGTAAGCACCGGTTGAAGGCGGTGGAAGACAAGATCTCGGGCCATCCGCGTCCAACTGTCGCTCAGCTTTTTGTTGAGGGTGGCTCGCTGAGTGCCATCGGCGCCGGAGTTGAGGCCGATATCGTGGCCTCGGCGGGCGGCAAGAACGTGTTTTCCCCTACGGATCCGCAATTCGCAAAGTTTTTTGCCGCCCAGATCAACCCCGAAGAGGTGGTGGCCCGCAATCCAGAGGTGATCGTGTTCGGGGTGACCGGTTCGGAGCACGAGAACCAGACCAGGGACTACCTGAAGAAAACCTTCCCCAATGTGTCGGCGGTGAAGAACGACCGCCTGGTTGCGATTCCTGAGCGAGATTTGCACCCGGGAACGCTTGGCAATATCGGTGCCGTTGAGGTCCTGGCGAAAGCCCTGTACCCGGGAGTCTTCTAA
- a CDS encoding ABC transporter ATP-binding protein has protein sequence METSNLGVRRGGRWILSDVSLCVPSGTVLGLLGPNGSGKSTFLRAVSGVSPATSGRVWYDHDELTAMPRPEVARRVAVMSQEHSEEFEITVIDLVLLGRIPHGRGFGRDRQEDIAMAHSCLAQVGAEHLVERIFSTLSGGERQRVLFARALAQDTPVLILDEPTNHLDIAHQLELLDLVQASGRTALVALHDLNLAAHSCDALAILKDGRLISYGPPQDILNARLVRSVFGVDSTTVNHPRTGRKHFLFDARASHDDSLCSRFDARQSSDALPVPDVMPACEARPTPQFDADSVGTASMTAPADTTVSPTPGSQEGIPTS, from the coding sequence GTGGAAACGTCGAATCTCGGCGTGCGCCGCGGTGGGCGTTGGATTCTCTCTGATGTGAGCCTCTGTGTTCCCTCGGGGACAGTTCTGGGTTTGCTGGGTCCCAATGGCAGCGGTAAATCGACGTTCCTACGGGCCGTCTCGGGGGTATCGCCTGCCACCTCGGGCAGGGTTTGGTATGACCACGATGAACTGACGGCTATGCCTCGGCCCGAGGTGGCTCGCAGGGTTGCAGTCATGTCCCAGGAACACAGTGAGGAATTCGAGATCACAGTCATCGACTTGGTGCTTCTCGGACGGATCCCCCATGGTCGAGGGTTTGGGCGGGACCGTCAAGAGGACATCGCGATGGCGCATTCTTGCCTCGCTCAGGTTGGGGCCGAGCACCTGGTTGAACGGATTTTCTCGACGTTATCCGGTGGCGAGCGGCAGCGTGTTCTGTTTGCGCGGGCTTTGGCGCAAGACACGCCGGTATTGATTTTGGATGAGCCGACAAATCACCTCGACATCGCTCACCAGCTGGAGCTTCTCGATTTAGTTCAAGCTAGCGGGCGTACGGCCTTGGTGGCTTTGCATGATCTGAATCTTGCGGCTCATTCCTGTGACGCATTGGCGATCCTCAAAGATGGACGGCTCATCAGCTACGGACCGCCCCAGGACATCCTCAATGCGCGCCTTGTTCGATCCGTCTTTGGTGTGGACTCCACAACCGTCAACCACCCTCGCACCGGGCGAAAGCATTTCCTATTTGATGCGCGGGCTTCGCACGATGACTCGTTGTGCTCGCGCTTCGACGCGAGGCAATCCTCCGATGCCCTGCCGGTTCCCGATGTCATGCCTGCCTGCGAAGCCAGGCCTACTCCTCAGTTCGACGCGGATTCAGTGGGCACAGCCTCAATGACCGCGCCCGCCGACACCACGGTGTCACCAACACCCGGATCCCAGGAAGGAATCCCCACCTCATGA
- a CDS encoding FecCD family ABC transporter permease, whose protein sequence is MTSPQTDQTPPSQPEEIRARRASVSPASLRFALERGRRHPRLPRVLILILTAALVAIILISASVGTIPVSPIQAGQLILGHLIPDMSWMSDGSLTTVQDNAVWQFRLPRTVLAAITGAALALAGGLMQAVVHNSLAEPYILGVSAGAGVGAVSAIVFGISATIGLGFFAFLGALIATAAVYILARKDGRIAPQRLVLAGVALGSLFSAITSYLTISTDVKNVPGIMFFLLGSVSAATMSHLIFPAIALAVIGLFAALRSRALNALLIGDDAASALGIRVNQLRTTVLIAAALLTGSVVAVSGGIGFVGLIIPHIARIVVGADHRRMLPVALLAGAVFLALCDVLARTLAAPAEIPLGVLTAFVGAPFFLWLLRRDRADKMGVGQ, encoded by the coding sequence ATGACATCGCCACAAACCGATCAGACCCCTCCGTCTCAACCGGAGGAGATACGCGCGCGCCGAGCATCGGTGTCTCCCGCCTCGTTGAGGTTCGCGCTTGAGCGGGGTCGGCGCCATCCCCGTCTTCCGCGCGTGCTTATATTGATCCTCACGGCGGCGCTGGTAGCGATTATTTTGATATCGGCCAGTGTGGGAACAATCCCGGTATCTCCAATCCAGGCTGGTCAGCTCATTCTCGGCCACTTAATCCCTGATATGTCGTGGATGTCAGATGGTTCTCTCACCACCGTCCAAGACAACGCGGTCTGGCAGTTTCGACTGCCGCGAACCGTGCTCGCCGCGATCACCGGGGCAGCTTTAGCGCTCGCGGGAGGCTTGATGCAGGCGGTCGTACATAACTCCCTGGCTGAGCCGTACATTCTTGGGGTTTCGGCTGGCGCCGGGGTCGGGGCTGTGTCAGCCATCGTCTTTGGGATCAGCGCGACCATCGGACTGGGGTTTTTTGCGTTCCTCGGTGCCCTGATCGCAACCGCCGCCGTCTATATTCTCGCGCGTAAGGATGGTCGCATCGCGCCGCAAAGGCTGGTCCTTGCAGGGGTCGCCCTTGGGTCTTTGTTCAGTGCTATCACCAGTTATCTCACCATTTCCACCGACGTCAAAAACGTGCCCGGCATTATGTTTTTTCTGTTGGGATCGGTATCGGCGGCGACCATGTCCCACCTCATTTTTCCGGCTATTGCTCTGGCGGTGATCGGGCTGTTTGCCGCATTGCGGTCACGGGCGCTCAACGCTCTGCTGATAGGTGATGACGCCGCGTCAGCCTTGGGAATCCGGGTGAACCAGTTGCGCACCACTGTGTTAATCGCCGCTGCGTTGTTAACCGGATCCGTGGTTGCCGTCTCCGGGGGGATCGGTTTTGTCGGGCTTATTATTCCGCATATCGCCCGAATTGTTGTGGGTGCTGATCATCGCCGAATGCTGCCGGTTGCTTTACTTGCTGGAGCGGTGTTTCTTGCGCTGTGTGATGTGCTTGCCCGAACCCTGGCTGCCCCAGCCGAAATTCCGCTCGGTGTGCTCACCGCTTTCGTCGGAGCCCCGTTCTTTCTATGGCTGCTACGCCGTGATCGGGCAGACAAGATGGGAGTGGGGCAGTGA
- a CDS encoding prolyl oligopeptidase family serine peptidase, with amino-acid sequence MAPSPDRRHIALQLAERADENAYFAVLHVRSGQLRRFPDLRCRYEPMLWTKDSLAVEFFARPLGQAVTYRVHTDQVLMHSIPDAATSRLFPGGEQGLVAISAPKRPTRLIDRASGHMIAQYPGIVRVAAIGAAALVDDGVSLHAVDPQRGEPLWSWDGTQTKVMCWTVAEETVFAVVVRNGRSVIVEIEGGRTSGEYPVTSHGKPAVATAIGLDDVGHGGVDCADRAGPEVSADVIHNAVIADPAKTGHNAVTSGLCDAVTEAGRQQVMLVVENQVQPPRVVRWADVVANSRSTIRAQTRGQVRTHWHTAHASDETDITVTVTEPICGPRPGPMILTCYGGFGVPCLPTFDPSISAWVEQGGRYAIAHVRGGGERGIPWHHAGRGEHKHRTVDDFVCAARSLIEAGYTRADQLVLVGASHGGVIVASAGLGHPELCAGIVSTAAPLDLLNLAAHPLGRLWMTEFGASNVTQSTQNSQIFNRIQSGQPRIVASPGCVDDMDEQLARLRRISPLARAQALTSASGKLPRFLGIVMEEDSRVAADDTERMVRVLRDVGAEATMWTARHTGHGSNHLDRVHDLAAVILSFAAATTGLRPQRTEKACHHP; translated from the coding sequence ATGGCGCCGTCTCCAGACCGGCGCCATATCGCACTCCAGCTGGCTGAACGCGCAGATGAAAACGCCTATTTTGCAGTTCTTCATGTCCGATCTGGTCAGCTACGGCGCTTTCCTGACCTGCGCTGCCGGTACGAGCCCATGCTGTGGACGAAGGACTCCTTGGCCGTAGAGTTTTTTGCCAGACCCCTAGGGCAAGCGGTCACCTACCGGGTTCACACCGATCAGGTGCTCATGCACTCCATCCCCGATGCGGCCACCAGCAGGCTCTTTCCGGGCGGGGAGCAGGGTTTGGTCGCCATCAGCGCCCCTAAGCGCCCGACCCGTCTGATCGACAGAGCATCCGGCCATATGATCGCGCAGTATCCAGGAATTGTTCGCGTTGCCGCCATCGGTGCGGCGGCATTGGTCGACGACGGCGTGAGTTTGCACGCCGTGGATCCCCAACGTGGTGAGCCGCTGTGGTCGTGGGATGGCACGCAGACCAAAGTGATGTGCTGGACAGTCGCAGAGGAGACCGTTTTCGCGGTGGTGGTGCGCAACGGTCGAAGCGTGATTGTCGAGATTGAAGGTGGCCGCACGAGTGGTGAGTACCCAGTGACGAGTCACGGTAAACCTGCCGTCGCCACCGCGATTGGGCTCGATGACGTCGGCCATGGTGGTGTCGATTGTGCTGATCGTGCAGGACCTGAGGTGTCCGCCGACGTCATCCATAACGCTGTTATAGCCGACCCGGCGAAAACCGGTCATAACGCTGTGACGTCAGGCCTGTGTGATGCTGTCACCGAGGCAGGGCGCCAGCAGGTGATGCTCGTGGTGGAAAACCAAGTGCAGCCTCCGCGAGTGGTCCGATGGGCAGACGTCGTTGCGAACTCGCGCTCGACGATTAGAGCTCAAACACGCGGACAGGTGCGCACGCACTGGCATACAGCGCATGCCAGCGACGAAACCGATATCACCGTCACCGTCACCGAACCGATATGTGGCCCGCGGCCAGGGCCGATGATCCTGACCTGCTACGGCGGCTTCGGTGTGCCGTGCTTACCAACCTTCGACCCGAGCATTTCCGCCTGGGTTGAACAGGGCGGACGGTATGCCATTGCACATGTGCGCGGTGGCGGCGAACGCGGTATCCCCTGGCATCACGCCGGTCGGGGCGAGCACAAGCACCGCACGGTCGATGATTTCGTATGTGCCGCCCGCAGCTTAATAGAGGCCGGTTATACCCGGGCCGATCAGCTGGTCCTGGTCGGTGCTTCCCACGGGGGAGTGATCGTCGCGAGCGCTGGACTCGGACACCCTGAGCTCTGCGCCGGGATCGTATCGACCGCTGCGCCATTGGACCTATTGAACCTTGCTGCCCATCCGCTCGGACGCCTGTGGATGACGGAATTCGGCGCCAGTAATGTCACTCAGTCCACCCAAAATTCCCAGATATTCAACCGAATACAGTCCGGTCAGCCCCGAATAGTCGCGTCACCGGGATGCGTCGACGACATGGACGAACAGCTGGCTCGGCTGCGTCGAATTTCGCCGCTTGCCCGCGCCCAGGCGTTAACGTCCGCATCCGGAAAACTACCGCGTTTTCTCGGCATCGTGATGGAGGAAGACTCCCGGGTCGCTGCCGACGACACCGAGCGCATGGTTCGGGTGCTGCGCGACGTCGGAGCCGAGGCCACCATGTGGACCGCCCGGCACACCGGCCACGGCAGTAACCACCTTGACCGGGTTCATGATCTTGCCGCAGTCATCCTCAGTTTTGCCGCGGCAACCACTGGGCTTCGCCCCCAGCGCACAGAAAAGGCCTGCCACCACCCATGA